Genomic segment of Siniperca chuatsi isolate FFG_IHB_CAS linkage group LG16, ASM2008510v1, whole genome shotgun sequence:
CCCCTTTTTATGGCGTTAGTCTGTTCTGCAGATGGAACTATGACAGTGGTGACGACGCTGACCTCCACCTGGCCTACAGTGCAGTCTGAAAAAACCACTCTGCTGGACCCCACCTGTGGACCCAAACAGGCAGATGGAACCAGAGTCCTGTTTGAGTTCAAGCTCGACTCTTGTGGTACCAGAGCCATGGTACAActcaaacactgaaaacaaagtgaattgttagacagctttcgttttagcttgttcgtaTGTAGTTTAACGGTTTAGCAGAGGGAGGACAGGAAGGAATGATACTGACTGTTAAGTTGTTGATTCTTTCACTTAATATTTTGATCAGgaatatgatttttattttggattAGATTTATTGAGTTTGtctagtgactttgctgttgtaaacattactgttgctgctctagaaacatttagatatatttaaaatattctattctaatcctgttctgaatttgtttttgaaaatatattttttgaaaagccattattttgtaaaggaaagaaACGATAGTATCGAACCAAACCTAGAAAAATATTAGTATAAATAAAATCCTAACAATACCATCCCTACTCACGAGAAAATGGTGGCGTGTAAAGACAAAGTTTCTGATAACTTATCACTCACTCAGTTAACAAATAAATTTCTAGGGAGGAGGGGGGATTGTCATACCATTTTCGATATGCAAGAATACTTGCTTCGCATCTGACActgtccttgttctgattcatttactttataaagattaaacataaCAATTAACTTTTAGTCTTTGTTGTTATCTGATAACTGCTAATAAATACAACTATTTGTATAGGAGCAATTAAAAATTGACTTTGGGCAACTAGATTTCTGACCCTGTTGACCAACTGGGCGTAACGTTGAACCCTGGTAAACTGAATACTTTAGGGTTATGGATTaatcaaatgtgttttggtggGTGTCCTGAAAGACacaaatcatgttttataaacAACTTCTTTCATAAAGATGTTTGTGAAAAGCAAGCAGAGGACAAGTAAACAAGATGACTGCGCTCCAGACAGTGTAGAGTACGTTCAGATGTGTAAAGGTGTAGTAAAGTTTTGAAACTGAGGATGTTTAACAGGTCGGGGAGCATTACGTGGTTTATGAGAACGAGATTCTCCATGACAGACAGGTGATCGCAGACGGTCCAAACTTCATCTCCAGAGAATCTCAGTTCAAGTAAGGAAAACGCTTCATAACCTGGTAGTTCATAATTCTGTTAGAGGACTCAGACTGCAATCAGTACCTAAAACACAACctgacttttaaaatgtaagacTACTGAAGAAATGTGATTCTTTTGATCAGGTTGACAGTGAGGTGCTTCTATCCACTTAATGGAATCAACAGACTGTCAGTGGACAGGATCTTCAGATCAGAGACTCCTGGATTTGGTTCAGTCAAAGTCTTCAAGAGCCTTAAAGGTCAGTCAGTTATTAACAATACAAATCCAGTTTGGCTTAAATGACAGAactttaaaatctttattttccaGCAGATTCCGCAAATAATCTCCCTGCCCAAGACTGTTCACATCAGGTTTCTGGATATGCTGTCAACACCCCAACTAACCAGGGCCACCAAACCCCAGCGGCAGGTGGAGTCCTGCCTCACCTGGGTACCAGGCCTCGGCCCAAACCTGGACCCAGCCACTTCATCACAGTGCCAGGAGGACACAACAAGCCACTCCACTCGTCCCCAAACCTCAATCTCTCTCCTCCTGAACGTCCAACCATCGGTACCCACCAAGTCCCTCTGCAGTTTTCATCTCATCCTGGTTATCTAATGTCCCAGACACAGGACCAACATGTATTCGGATCTCCAACTGGCAACCATCTCCCTAACTTTCCTCCCAGATACAACCCGTTACCAGAAAACGGCATCCAGCTgtcaaacctgaacacacagaGCTTAAAATTTGTAGACGTAAGAGGTGAAAATTCGGGCCGAACTGATGACAACCCGGCCTTGGGCTGGAGTTCTTCCAGCAGGATTCCTATTTCTCCAGTTGTGAAACAGTTGGAAAGTGACTGGGGAAGCTCCAGTCAACCTCGAACGCTACAGGGTCCGAACAGTATAGGTGATAACGTTGGGCACTATGGCTTAACATGGGACCAGCCCACTTTTAGCCAAAATGGTATCATCAAGCCAAATCAAGACGTGCAGAGTCTTAAAGTCGATCTTTCTCCTGGCATGCAAGAACTGACCCAGCAGCATGAGGCCAATCTGGATTTGACCATTTACGGGTCCTCAGGTGTTGGGATGAAAGTGGCCAATACTGAAGAGATACCTGGATACCAGCCACGAAGTCAGTATTATCCTTCTCAAACCTCTCAGTTTCACCCAGTCTTTCAACCACCAGCTCAGTACAGCCCAGACCACAATGGCAGCGACAAATACATCCCTGCTTATACCAAACAGATCACAGCCAAAAATAGTATCTCAGACTTGTCTGAAGAGACACCGGGGTCTGTGAGCACTGAACCGACAAACAGCCGAGTTGACCAAAACCTGGAAAAACCAGGGTCCATTGAAAGGAGAAACATTGAGAAGGTGCAGAACATCAGAGTCAAGCCTCAGGGTAAATTCTTTACTTCTGGACATCTCAACCAGACACCTTTAATCCAACAAGCAAACTCTCAAATCTCTAATCCCTCACAATATGCCACTAGTCCGACCACTGTCAACAGTGATGGGAAGGGCTGGACATCCCAACAGCTTCCTGAACACAGAGGTTCAAACATAAGAGAGGAACATGTGCCTGAGAGAAGAAGTTTCTCAACAATGAAGCAGGCACAAAATCTTCATAGTATCACAGTCAAATCAGATCAATCTGCAGTGATCCCCCTCACTGATCTGTCCACAAACCAGCAAGGACACCAGCAGAAACTGGTCCAATCAGTGGCTGAGACACGAAACAGTGGAGGACAGGGATCTGCTTTTACTCTGAGAAACGCTGTTCAACCAACAGGTAGGGAACAATCAGCAACCAATTACCAATCCGATATCACACTGATTCTAAGAGGAACAGTTTGTTTTgggaacattttgttttgggaactggaagcaggggcaaactgctagcctagctccgtCAAAAATGTATCTTTCCACAACTCAAAGGCAGTCCAATGTATGCCAAAATATGCTGACTTAAAAATAAAGATCCTGGTCACTGTGGCAAAGTACTGTGTCATAACTAAAAacaattttctatttttccacCTGTCCCCACTATCAGGAACATCTCACATCAGAGTCAGACCTCTTTCCGGTCTCCTAGGAAGACTCCAAACCCGTGACGAACACAAATTGCAGAACCTCCAGAACCCCACCACTCAGTTTGATACGAGAGGAGGAACCAGCAGGACGTCCTACCTCGGCTTCACACCACAGAACATCCCAAACACTGTTAACATCAGAGAATATCACCCAAACAATCCCAAAAGTAACAAGGACCTGAATCCCACTGCATGGGGAGCTGGGTTTACTGGTTCTCACATGGGTACTAATGGTTCTGGTGGTTCAGACCTGAAGAGCCACACCAGATCTGACTGTGGTGGTCAGTATGGAGCCAGTCTTCACCAAGGCATCATGAGAGGTACTCAGAACTTcacacattatactgtatgaacTTCTGTTAGTCTGATCAGAAATAAGACTGTTACAGGCTCACCTGTTACTCCTCCTGTGTAGTTAAAGGGTCACCTGTACCCAGCTTGTACTTTGCATCTGAATGATGCATTATAGAACTCAAACTTAATTAATCCAGTTATAATTGCAATTTTGATTATACTTAAACATGGTAGAAGTCTATAATTACCCCGGTGACCCAGATTCCACACAGATCATCGTGATATGATTTCAACGTATGTTAATCAGTAATGTTGAACTGTTATCTGTCCAGCTTTGTATTAGTTTGAGACCCTGTGAACTGCTTTGTATCAGAAGCTGCAGCGGTTCACTGCCAGAGGCCTGTATTACGAAGCAAGTTGAACATACGCAGGATATCTTTCcgttatctggcttcactaaccctaacaacCGCGGTCACACGACGCTGGTTATCAACTCGGCTTGATTGGGGAAAACCTccgctcttttttttttttttttttttttgacaaacgCGCAAACATGGACAAGTCTACTGGCAAATTTTATAAATGAAGAGCAAACTTTGAAAATTAGACAAATACGAAATagttaaacacataatccaAAAGCAGCAGCTGCCAAATGCAGGAAGGACAGCTGGCAAAACACTGCCGACTGTGAATGATTAAATGAATAGGTTCATAATATCACTGGCCCATTAGGGCACGACATCTGAAgaataatacatacatttaataatttttaagtTTATATCAAAACCAGCGTTACAAAAGtactttacacataaaacacaataataaaatacacagtaatgTATGAACAGGCTGGCATAGGGAATAAAATAGGAATACAATTTAAACATAAtggatgattaaaaacacaaaacaccaaGGATAAAAAGTAAAGACTGGCTGAAATTAGACTTAAAATGGAGCAGTGCAAGACTTAAGTGCAGTGtcaagaataaagtataatgtaactcaatggttaagaattaaaataaacctaaaaattaTAAGAAGGTATGAAGATTTGTGAATTGCATTAAATGAATGTGTTCTGGTGTGTACGATCACTGTAGCCTTTCTTTGAGCTGGAACCTGAGTGCTGTGAAACGACTTGGGagcaaatataaaacataagtAGGTTTACTTTTATCTCGTACCGCTTTGAATTATAAGTACAAGTCTTTAGTGCTTTAATCAGTCTGTTGTAGGATATCGGGATACTAAAGCACTAGAGTATTGTTGGTCTCTGAACACTCTCGCCCTCCTACGAGACCCTCTCACAATCCACGCAgcaagcttttatttttaattcttaGTCTGCGCACCGAGCTCCACAGGATCTGTTATGAATGGTGACGCCATTTTCCACGAGAACTGATTAGTCAGTAGTCTATTTAGGTTTTTATACCCGTTGATCTGTTCTCTCCAACATAACCTGCGCCGGAGGTCAGGTGTTCAGCATAAGGTACTGTGGCGATCTACCTCGGTAAGAAGTGAACCACTGTCATAGGACTGATAACCCAGGTTTAACCCTGAAGTTACCTCgctaaccccaaatcctgcttcgtagtacaggctgctggtggtggtgtttGAGggtgtaaacatgttttttgtcctCTCAGGTAAACGGAGCAGCTGATGAAGAACAGAAACTTCCAGAAACACTGTCTGCAGAATCTGATTCAATAAAGCTTCAGTTTGTTGAAATTCAAATTTGATTTGATGCTGTTACTGCTCCAGAATACTGTTGGAACTACAACCATCATGCGGCATCTTAAATATCtgataaatgatttaaagtGACTTTTATTTCTCTGCTGTGATTATACACAAGTTTAGAGCCGGTTGTGCTGTTACCCCCTGCATAATATAAAATTACCTAAATACTAGATTACTGCACCCATTTTGGAAACAACTGATGAAGAGCACTTTACTCagatttttgctttgttcttgtgaacaaggacacaaagTTAAAATGGCCAGATTTTGTATGGAGTTTGGTTGGAGCTTAGTTTGTATCTTCTAAAAGCTAAACTAATAGAACCAGACATTTCTATGAGTAGCCACACAGAGCGCTGTGCCAGACTCCATACAGAAATATGACAGTTTAGTGTTTCACTGCTtacgtgtgtgtctgtaaataaaataaacaccttTTCTTAAACTTAAGTTTCTACTGGTGAATTCGGCACATGTTCCTCCTGCCAGTCAGTTCATGTTTTGAGTTCATGTTTGTGTCTCACCGTCAGCAGAGACAAACTGTCCCACAGCAGATGAAACTCCTCCACTTCCCTCCACAAACTGAACCTCGGAGACGATGATGTTGTCCTCGAGAACTGAACCACAGCTGGTGCACACGGCGCTGCCCCGAGCCTGATCCACGTCTATATCTGACCCCCCACAGGTCCTGCAAACCCTGGAGCTcatggtggtggaggaggtcagaggtcgacACAGCCTGGAGGTCAGCTGTTAGCAGGGTTAGAgtttagattttaaaaccattttaagATAAATTAGTTCAGATTTACAGTACTCATGTATTTCTAAACATCCTTCCTCGGGGTGTGTGTAAAAAGCTGACAGAAATTGTGGTTATACAAACAGCCCTCAAGTATAATgttcaatgtttgttttaaaaacacattcaagtaatcgaaactttttttttttttggtcagtaAAACGTTAGAAATAATGAGAAATACCAGCATCCTTTCCTGTTTTCTATCACAAAGACTGTTGGTCGAACAGAACAAGATATTTCAAGATGTCAGTTCGGAGAAACagggatttttttaaatttattttttggctgTTGGTGAGGGTGGGGCCGGTCGGGGTGAGGGTGGGGCCGGTGGGGTGGGGCCGGTCGGGGCGAGGGTGGGGCCGGCACTGGAAACTCGACCTGTTACTGTGGCTTCTCTGTACAGCTTAGAGTTTGAACGTCAGCAGAGAAGGCATCTTCTCTGAATCGATCGCTGGCAGTCGCCGCACGATGCATGCCGGTTAGATTTGTGTCCGACTTGATCACGACTTGCTCTGACGTCACGCACACGTGAGCTACGGTAACCTCACGAGATCGAGGCGCCGCAGGTGCTCTCCACTGACTGCGAGACCcagggcatgatgggaaacgCCTGGCTGTCGCCTGATCAAAGAGCTGATTGGCTCTTAGTTCTGACCACAAACGCCACGTTTTGTAAAAACTCCTAATTTGGTGTGGAGTGCAGTGCGACTCTTTCACTCGCATTTGCCCCTAAAAATAATGAACGAGCAGTGTGCGAGTAACGATTACACCGTGATCATTTCCCCGCTGCTAACGCTTCAAGCTGCAATGCACCAATCACAGCAGAGACTTGAGGACGCAGCCGGAGTCCAATCCAATGGCtggattttaaaatctgttcttTCAGCGCTTCAATCTTTTAAAAAGCTCTTAATACTTTATTGAAACAGCTGTTTGAACAGGGCTTTGCCTATTTGTTAGTATTTAGTTGTTTTACTGatgtgtagttttgtttttcactattgTAGATGTTTACTTTATTCAGATTAGATTGTTggcaatattttcttttgttgttgtagtttaGCACATTGACGTTTTTGCGTGATTagtgtttgttctgtttgtaAATTGGGTAACAATTTGTTTTCCTGCTTTTAATAAGTACTGTTATTAAACTAAGTGATTAGTGTTTTGAATTAGAAATATAGTTTctttcaagacgtttcggctcccatccggaagttgttctcagttgtgaaaatggtctgagaactcaggaatttaagctactctgtgttgcttaagccccgccctcaggaaggagtctacctgagtatctgctcaGACTCCTAACCCTGAGGAGTCTGagcagacgactacgactgaaaccttttctacgatggcacgctgctggacgaatgagggatgACACCGTctcaataaagttgaatctaaaaaTCTAATATAGTTGTTCTTTAATGTCATGTGCGTGGAATAAAATAGTCTTTTAGCCATAAATTCCCATTAAAGCCATTTGACTGTTTCGATGAGGATTTTGAACCATTTTCCTTCCTAATTGTGACGTCACCTGATGAATCAGCTCCATAACTCAGGTAATTAATACCATATTTATTCATGTTATATATGCGACTATATATTATCACCTCAAAGAGCAGAGGCCGAGGAGGAGGCAGAAAGGGCCGACATGCTGACTGTTGAAGTTGTCGGCCAGAGACACGAGATCCAAGAAGCGGACTGACGTCAACTGGATGTTTAAAACTAACGTTTGAAAATGAACTTAAGTTAGTTTAATTATAAATCCTGAAACTGACTCAAATCTGCATAAAAACCCGTTTTCAACCAGCCGGACCAGACACGCGCTGTAATAAAACTTCCTCCGTACTCAAGTTGATGAAGTGATAACATTTCTAACATTAACTATACTTAATAAACAGATTACAAACATTACATGCAGTTCAAACACCGTAAaccagaaaatgtgaaatattgtcTGAATAAGCTGCAGGTCCTCACAGTCCTGCTGCTTCCAACACACTTCACTTTAACTAGAGCAGGTGAACCGGTCTACGGATCTGACAGGTGAACCGGTCTACTGCTGCGACAGGTGAACCGGTCTACTGAGATGAACCGGTCTACGGATCTGACAGGTGAACCGGTCTACTGAGGTGAACCGGTCTACTGATGCGACAGGTGAACCGGTCTACTGATGCGACAGGTGAACCGGTCTACGGATCTGACAGGTAAACCGGTCTACTGAGGTGAACCGGTCTACTGATGCGACAGGTGAACCGGTCTACGGATCTGACGGAGCTTCGTGCAGCTGAACTGAACTCACCGACAGCAGGAAGCCTCTTAACAGAAAACAATAGAATCCAGTCTGGCGGCTGGAAACACGATGGAGCCGTTAGTCTTCAGCTTTATTTTCCCGTTAGGATGCATTTTCCTCTAACTATATAATCAAatataaacttttatttaaacgGTTTATCATTAAATACTCATTACTGATCATAGAAAAGATTCGGATCAGTGTTTTTGgtggtttgttttcttcttgcGGCGCGGCGCGGTGACGTCACTAGGTCCGGAGATCGCGCGGGGGAGTTTCTTGATTGATGACGGAAATATTAAACTGTTGGTATTTTATAACTAGAACCATGAACGCAGATCTTTAATTTTTAAAGCCGGGTATAGTTATATTTGTAACTGTACAATGTCATAAAACTGacttcattttacatttaaacccGGAAGTGTTCGCCCCCACAGACCCGGC
This window contains:
- the LOC122862843 gene encoding uncharacterized protein LOC122862843 isoform X1, with the protein product MKTAAFIIGLVFICCEVTEKTTAEGQLEGFAETVQSECRDRYLWIRVASGQTPRFEAVDGNGVHSISKQLASRCGYTISTFKMDGSTTFRASYYSCFTHNQNDETFTFKFNVIVSDAGGVQITQPVSAVCSGLIWTHREIICEEDYMEVNVNRQFSCGGQRGDSGQMWQAAIAQAQRTASVVWQLMILQSNGQVSFMSISEAQRQGYSLTTAAQRVVLRSRYKQPHAELTMVDGVAMEIIRVSLFFKEKLMVVMIDVSMACTVNSGSFDGTRLLWDVPRVVTPLVGEGARFESRSLSLGVEGVLLDEPTAAARGFTLVQQGYLIQIGVPFGEEGGYRKSLVVNNTYKETYMIYLLYEHVFSLLYEDGSSIDTRHRMLRVLDTPLLCRQPFSLDKTMSDEQVFSVYLGNIPADVILEEVRINGKQLMMSESAETGYSITPIVHINSSRAYELRLPFEDAVVHRMYLGQGVVHYTIDINFTLTIMPQRDSYYHHAVIIAQVLNAFPPEITAQCSDGGITFSVVRPPRAESLWEVGVDHEPLTLQLATQRGYRLHNDTHRTTLEIPVFSVGYTYEDINLSNFYGTFKLVLRDSKTLEVQTSTSKHCLFKTQDMIVCSADGTMTVVTTLTSTWPTVQSEKTTLLDPTCGPKQADGTRVLFEFKLDSCGTRAMVGEHYVVYENEILHDRQVIADGPNFISRESQFKLTVRCFYPLNGINRLSVDRIFRSETPGFGSVKVFKSLKDSANNLPAQDCSHQVSGYAVNTPTNQGHQTPAAGGVLPHLGTRPRPKPGPSHFITVPGGHNKPLHSSPNLNLSPPERPTIGTHQVPLQFSSHPGYLMSQTQDQHVFGSPTGNHLPNFPPRYNPLPENGIQLSNLNTQSLKFVDVRGENSGRTDDNPALGWSSSSRIPISPVVKQLESDWGSSSQPRTLQGPNSIGDNVGHYGLTWDQPTFSQNGIIKPNQDVQSLKVDLSPGMQELTQQHEANLDLTIYGSSGVGMKVANTEEIPGYQPRSQYYPSQTSQFHPVFQPPAQYSPDHNGSDKYIPAYTKQITAKNSISDLSEETPGSVSTEPTNSRVDQNLEKPGSIERRNIEKVQNIRVKPQGKFFTSGHLNQTPLIQQANSQISNPSQYATSPTTVNSDGKGWTSQQLPEHRGSNIREEHVPERRSFSTMKQAQNLHSITVKSDQSAVIPLTDLSTNQQGHQQKLVQSVAETRNSGGQGSAFTLRNAVQPTGTSHIRVRPLSGLLGRLQTRDEHKLQNLQNPTTQFDTRGGTSRTSYLGFTPQNIPNTVNIREYHPNNPKSNKDLNPTAWGAGFTGSHMGTNGSGGSDLKSHTRSDCGGQYGASLHQGIMRGKRSS
- the LOC122862843 gene encoding uncharacterized protein LOC122862843 isoform X2, producing MVSTPSASSLPRAAVTPSAHSRWTAPPPSELHTTPASPTTRCCVFQNDETFTFKFNVIVSDAGGVQITQPVSAVCSGLIWTHREIICEEDYMEVNVNRQFSCGGQRGDSGQMWQAAIAQAQRTASVVWQLMILQSNGQVSFMSISEAQRQGYSLTTAAQRVVLRSRYKQPHAELTMVDGVAMEIIRVSLFFKEKLMVVMIDVSMACTVNSGSFDGTRLLWDVPRVVTPLVGEGARFESRSLSLGVEGVLLDEPTAAARGFTLVQQGYLIQIGVPFGEEGGYRKSLVVNNTYKETYMIYLLYEHVFSLLYEDGSSIDTRHRMLRVLDTPLLCRQPFSLDKTMSDEQVFSVYLGNIPADVILEEVRINGKQLMMSESAETGYSITPIVHINSSRAYELRLPFEDAVVHRMYLGQGVVHYTIDINFTLTIMPQRDSYYHHAVIIAQVLNAFPPEITAQCSDGGITFSVVRPPRAESLWEVGVDHEPLTLQLATQRGYRLHNDTHRTTLEIPVFSVGYTYEDINLSNFYGTFKLVLRDSKTLEVQTSTSKHCLFKTQDMIVCSADGTMTVVTTLTSTWPTVQSEKTTLLDPTCGPKQADGTRVLFEFKLDSCGTRAMVGEHYVVYENEILHDRQVIADGPNFISRESQFKLTVRCFYPLNGINRLSVDRIFRSETPGFGSVKVFKSLKADSANNLPAQDCSHQVSGYAVNTPTNQGHQTPAAGGVLPHLGTRPRPKPGPSHFITVPGGHNKPLHSSPNLNLSPPERPTIGTHQVPLQFSSHPGYLMSQTQDQHVFGSPTGNHLPNFPPRYNPLPENGIQLSNLNTQSLKFVDVRGENSGRTDDNPALGWSSSSRIPISPVVKQLESDWGSSSQPRTLQGPNSIGDNVGHYGLTWDQPTFSQNGIIKPNQDVQSLKVDLSPGMQELTQQHEANLDLTIYGSSGVGMKVANTEEIPGYQPRSQYYPSQTSQFHPVFQPPAQYSPDHNGSDKYIPAYTKQITAKNSISDLSEETPGSVSTEPTNSRVDQNLEKPGSIERRNIEKVQNIRVKPQGKFFTSGHLNQTPLIQQANSQISNPSQYATSPTTVNSDGKGWTSQQLPEHRGSNIREEHVPERRSFSTMKQAQNLHSITVKSDQSAVIPLTDLSTNQQGHQQKLVQSVAETRNSGGQGSAFTLRNAVQPTGTSHIRVRPLSGLLGRLQTRDEHKLQNLQNPTTQFDTRGGTSRTSYLGFTPQNIPNTVNIREYHPNNPKSNKDLNPTAWGAGFTGSHMGTNGSGGSDLKSHTRSDCGGQYGASLHQGIMRGKRSS